A single region of the Neotabrizicola shimadae genome encodes:
- a CDS encoding LamG domain-containing protein has product MTNTRIFGYADPLNARAGGRVDFMISVEGRDEVTPRLVRVLHGDENPEGPGYVEEAVDLALPETLKVRRQFTQVGAFARAQDPEGRLDGLKSFTLFAHVFPTAPKSERQQIMGRWAIDRAMGFGLGIDPDGHVALWLGDGTEVDEVRTEITLVPRCWYFVAASFDAATGQAELYIINCVNPWNSRISTVVPFDTDSWIREKLRVTPAPTGGEASFKLASATAFNPVRGHYGGFLFNGKIDRSGVYSRALERAEIAALASGADPDRSGLLAYWDPTANLAREGVDDLIPDTGPHGLHMAGVNRPVRCMTGFNWRGEDSYRLAPETFGGVHYHDDAMTDCQWERTFTLELPDDLKSGVYCLKVEGGTGQDSIPFIVRPKAPKAKLAVLLPTFTYLAYGNEHLSYEAPIAQAITAHTPVIVPEDLEYKKLEEFGLSTYDHHSDGAGCCYSSWRRPIITLRPRYRLPAMNFPWALPADLSLIWWLDHAGYDYDLITDHDLHAEGLDCLTPYACVVNGTHPEYYSEEMMDATEDYLRGGGRVMYLGGNGYYWVTGTRKDAPHCIEVRKLDTGSRAWQAEPGEGYLASTGQKSGLWRSRGRAPQKIVGLGFTTEGMDESQPFERMPDSFHRRASWIFDGVGDEEPIGDFGLACGGAGGVELDRYELGLGTPPHTLLLAATWGHSDNYPLVSEEVTYAFPGRGGTQDAQVRGDMIYFTTPNNGACFAAGSIAWSQALPCHGGENNVARIMRNVLNAFLKDQALPGSQFTGDEKLWR; this is encoded by the coding sequence ATGACCAACACCCGTATCTTTGGCTATGCCGACCCGCTGAACGCCCGGGCGGGCGGGCGCGTCGATTTCATGATTTCGGTGGAAGGCCGCGACGAGGTGACACCGCGTCTGGTGCGGGTGCTGCATGGCGACGAAAACCCCGAAGGCCCCGGCTATGTGGAAGAAGCGGTTGACTTGGCCCTGCCAGAAACGCTGAAGGTTCGTCGCCAGTTCACGCAGGTGGGCGCCTTTGCCCGCGCGCAGGACCCTGAGGGCCGGCTGGACGGGCTGAAGAGCTTTACCCTGTTCGCCCATGTCTTCCCAACCGCTCCGAAGTCCGAACGCCAGCAGATCATGGGCCGGTGGGCCATCGACCGCGCCATGGGTTTTGGCCTGGGCATCGACCCGGACGGCCATGTCGCCCTGTGGCTGGGCGACGGGACGGAGGTGGACGAGGTCAGGACCGAGATCACGCTGGTGCCGCGCTGCTGGTACTTTGTCGCCGCCAGCTTCGATGCCGCCACCGGCCAGGCCGAGCTTTACATCATCAACTGCGTGAACCCCTGGAACAGCCGCATCTCTACCGTGGTGCCCTTCGACACGGACAGCTGGATCCGCGAAAAGCTGCGCGTGACGCCGGCGCCCACGGGAGGGGAGGCGAGTTTCAAGCTGGCCTCGGCCACTGCCTTCAACCCGGTGCGCGGCCATTACGGCGGCTTCCTGTTCAACGGCAAGATCGACCGGTCGGGGGTCTATTCCCGCGCCCTGGAGCGCGCGGAGATCGCGGCCCTTGCCTCGGGCGCCGACCCCGACCGGAGCGGGCTTCTGGCCTATTGGGACCCCACGGCCAACCTTGCGCGCGAGGGGGTGGACGACCTGATTCCGGACACGGGGCCGCATGGGTTGCACATGGCCGGCGTGAACCGGCCGGTACGCTGCATGACCGGGTTCAACTGGCGCGGCGAGGACAGCTATCGCCTGGCGCCCGAGACCTTTGGCGGGGTGCATTACCACGACGACGCGATGACCGATTGCCAGTGGGAAAGAACCTTCACGCTTGAGCTGCCGGATGACCTGAAATCCGGGGTCTATTGCCTGAAGGTCGAAGGCGGCACGGGGCAGGATTCCATCCCCTTCATCGTGCGCCCGAAGGCCCCGAAGGCAAAGCTGGCCGTCCTGCTGCCGACCTTCACCTATCTGGCCTACGGCAATGAACACCTGAGCTACGAGGCACCCATCGCGCAGGCCATCACCGCCCATACCCCGGTGATCGTGCCCGAGGATCTGGAATACAAGAAGCTGGAGGAGTTCGGTCTTTCGACCTATGACCACCATTCCGACGGGGCGGGATGCTGCTATTCCTCGTGGCGGCGCCCGATCATTACCTTGCGCCCGCGCTATCGCCTGCCGGCGATGAACTTCCCCTGGGCCCTGCCCGCGGACCTGTCGCTGATCTGGTGGCTGGACCATGCGGGCTATGACTATGACCTGATCACCGATCACGACCTGCACGCCGAAGGGCTGGATTGCCTGACGCCCTATGCCTGCGTCGTGAACGGCACCCATCCCGAATATTATTCGGAAGAGATGATGGATGCGACCGAGGACTACCTGCGCGGCGGCGGGCGGGTCATGTATCTGGGCGGAAACGGCTATTACTGGGTGACGGGCACCCGCAAGGACGCGCCGCACTGCATCGAGGTGCGCAAGCTGGACACCGGGTCGCGCGCCTGGCAGGCCGAACCGGGCGAGGGCTACCTGGCCTCGACCGGGCAGAAATCGGGGCTGTGGCGGTCGCGCGGGCGGGCACCGCAAAAGATCGTGGGACTGGGCTTCACGACCGAGGGGATGGATGAAAGCCAGCCCTTCGAACGGATGCCCGACAGCTTTCACCGCCGCGCATCGTGGATTTTCGACGGCGTGGGCGACGAGGAACCCATCGGCGATTTCGGCCTGGCCTGCGGCGGCGCCGGCGGGGTGGAACTGGACCGCTACGAGCTTGGCCTGGGCACGCCGCCCCACACGCTGCTTCTGGCCGCGACCTGGGGCCATTCCGACAACTACCCGCTGGTGTCGGAGGAGGTGACCTATGCCTTCCCCGGCCGCGGCGGCACCCAGGATGCCCAGGTGCGCGGCGACATGATCTATTTCACCACGCCCAACAACGGCGCCTGCTTCGCCGCGGGCTCGATCGCCTGGTCGCAGGCCCTTCCCTGCCACGGGGGCGAGAACAACGTGGCCCGAATCATGCGCAACGTGTTGAATGCCTTTCTCAAGGATCAGGCGCTTCCCGGCAGCCAGTTCACCGGGGACGAGAAGCTCTGGCGGTAG
- a CDS encoding branched-chain amino acid ABC transporter permease, with product MTMRKFHEIGQRPQEIVLRPEGDRPLTRTRLPFTRRHLLKWRSRLNPKTLDQERMLADKRPLWWAIALGLLAVSAPFLSNQALTIAAIFCMFTAINVLWTLVIGTAGIFSLATLAIVGIGGYVSAALNVYYGLPWPLMFVAGGLAGLVVGGVLALPSTRLDGLYYALLTMGFAEICRVFVQQLKALTAQNGSINNVGSFIPADWQLQRPGLLLGFAGAFVLLLLALLTFRIVNSERLGMMLQTAREDEAFAEAVGIDYRRARLQVFLISSAGLGVIGAFYAQFYGSISPSVFSLDQLMLLFAMIVIGGLGRSEGAAIGTAIVVLIDKGLLSMGPLRILLVAAIMLVVTLYLHNGIAGAREQFRGWRRRKQSEARARRTEKGGEIMPEEAIEFADKQQIYYRRFQKRLRDRLKALITPELIEEHRRNPLGHHSDALSRVLNHFRRGEVADKYAIMRQPGQFHAYKIVAFSGVRGAPPRLVDDRLYTDLNEAYHAVFLLRVNDLMES from the coding sequence ATGACCATGCGCAAGTTCCACGAGATCGGTCAGCGCCCGCAAGAGATCGTCCTGCGTCCAGAGGGCGACCGGCCCCTGACCCGCACGAGGCTGCCCTTCACCCGCCGCCATCTGCTGAAATGGCGGTCGCGGCTGAACCCCAAGACGCTGGACCAGGAACGGATGCTGGCCGACAAGCGCCCGCTTTGGTGGGCGATCGCGCTTGGGCTTCTGGCGGTGTCTGCGCCCTTCCTTTCGAACCAGGCGCTGACCATCGCCGCCATCTTCTGCATGTTCACCGCGATCAACGTGCTGTGGACGCTGGTGATCGGCACCGCCGGCATCTTCTCGCTGGCCACGCTGGCCATTGTCGGGATCGGCGGCTACGTCAGCGCGGCGCTGAATGTCTACTACGGCTTGCCCTGGCCCCTGATGTTCGTGGCAGGCGGGCTGGCCGGCCTTGTGGTGGGAGGGGTGCTCGCCCTGCCCTCGACGCGGCTGGACGGGCTTTACTATGCGCTGCTGACCATGGGCTTTGCCGAGATCTGCCGGGTCTTCGTGCAACAGCTGAAGGCGCTGACCGCGCAGAACGGGTCGATCAACAATGTCGGCAGCTTCATCCCCGCGGACTGGCAGTTGCAGCGCCCCGGCCTGCTTCTAGGCTTTGCCGGCGCCTTTGTTCTTCTGCTGCTGGCGCTTCTGACCTTTCGCATCGTCAATTCGGAGCGTCTTGGCATGATGCTGCAGACCGCGCGCGAGGACGAGGCCTTTGCCGAGGCGGTGGGGATCGACTATCGCCGCGCGCGGTTGCAGGTCTTCCTGATCTCGTCCGCCGGGCTTGGCGTGATCGGCGCGTTCTATGCCCAGTTCTACGGCTCGATCTCGCCCTCGGTCTTTTCGCTGGACCAGCTGATGCTGCTGTTCGCGATGATCGTGATCGGCGGGCTTGGCCGGTCCGAGGGCGCGGCCATCGGCACCGCCATCGTGGTGCTGATCGACAAGGGCCTTCTGTCCATGGGTCCGCTGCGCATCCTTCTGGTGGCGGCGATCATGCTGGTCGTCACGCTTTATCTGCACAACGGCATCGCCGGCGCCCGCGAACAGTTCCGCGGCTGGCGCCGACGCAAGCAATCCGAGGCGCGCGCGCGCCGCACCGAAAAGGGGGGCGAGATCATGCCCGAAGAAGCCATCGAATTCGCTGACAAGCAGCAAATCTACTATCGCCGCTTCCAGAAGCGCCTGCGCGACCGGCTGAAGGCGCTGATCACGCCCGAGCTGATCGAGGAGCATCGCCGCAATCCTCTGGGGCATCATTCCGACGCGCTGTCGCGGGTCCTGAACCACTTCCGCCGCGGCGAGGTGGCCGACAAATACGCGATCATGCGCCAGCCGGGCCAGTTCCACGCCTACAAGATCGTGGCCTTTTCGGGCGTACGGGGCGCGCCGCCCCGGCTGGTGGACGACCGGCTGTATACCGATCTGAACGAGGCCTATCACGCGGTCTTCCTGTTGCGCGTGAACGACCTGATGGAATCCTGA
- a CDS encoding branched-chain amino acid ABC transporter permease encodes MDTVFITIVHGLNLAAIYGLMAIGISLLWSSIGMINMAHGATFAVSGYAAWLVSDALKATILAAFGKTALGTAATAGVTLATGTLAGAAMGALIYALAFLPIHDKPNFAVRSLIVTLAINLATVQALLWWFGPKQKNLPKIFGTGKVDLGFVSARYDQIGAILSTALILALVLAWLRVSRKGLEIRAMMQNPEGAVLSGISVRRTALPVTMLTGALAGLAAVLLSQTIFVSPTSGAMPLIKGLTIALLGGLGSVPGAVAGAVIIGFLEASIGAIPFLGQRYVLFGTFVFIIAVLIVRPRGIGGLLDEARK; translated from the coding sequence ATGGATACCGTCTTCATCACCATCGTGCACGGGCTGAACCTGGCCGCGATCTATGGGCTGATGGCCATCGGCATCAGCCTGCTCTGGTCGTCGATCGGCATGATCAACATGGCGCATGGCGCGACCTTCGCCGTGTCAGGTTATGCGGCCTGGCTTGTTTCAGATGCGCTGAAGGCAACGATCCTGGCCGCGTTCGGCAAGACGGCGCTTGGCACGGCCGCCACCGCCGGGGTCACTTTGGCCACCGGCACCCTGGCCGGGGCGGCCATGGGGGCGCTGATCTATGCGCTGGCGTTCCTGCCGATCCACGACAAGCCGAACTTCGCGGTGCGCAGCCTGATCGTGACGCTGGCGATCAACCTGGCCACCGTGCAGGCGCTTTTGTGGTGGTTCGGGCCGAAGCAGAAGAACCTGCCCAAGATCTTTGGCACCGGGAAGGTGGACCTGGGTTTCGTCTCGGCGCGCTATGACCAGATCGGCGCGATCCTGTCCACCGCGCTGATCCTGGCGCTGGTGCTGGCCTGGCTCCGGGTCAGCCGGAAGGGGCTGGAAATCCGCGCCATGATGCAGAACCCCGAGGGCGCGGTGCTGTCCGGCATCTCGGTGCGGCGCACCGCCCTGCCCGTGACCATGCTGACCGGCGCGCTGGCGGGGCTTGCCGCGGTGCTGCTGAGCCAGACGATCTTCGTCTCGCCCACCAGCGGCGCGATGCCGCTGATCAAGGGGCTGACCATCGCCCTGCTGGGCGGGCTTGGATCGGTTCCGGGCGCCGTGGCGGGTGCGGTGATCATCGGTTTCCTTGAAGCCTCGATCGGCGCCATCCCGTTCCTGGGCCAGCGCTATGTGCTGTTCGGCACCTTCGTCTTCATCATCGCCGTGCTGATCGTGCGCCCCCGCGGCATCGGCGGCCTGCTGGACGAGGCCCGGAAATGA
- a CDS encoding ABC transporter ATP-binding protein, which yields MADILEIDGLTAGYGPLRVLHDVSFRVAEGERVGLVGLNGHGKTTLLRAVASLVGWQSGSIRLAGREIGGTRSTGPGRRTPGIVRAGLAMAPQGDAIFPGLTVAQHLDCGAYTPKAWAERRRRREMVFDIFPPLRKLEHALVGRLSGGERRMVSVGRALMVEAKLYLIDEPSLGLAPKISASVIEALFALPQDGRAMVIAEQNVALLSGRVDRMVGMHAGRLRGDVGHVSLH from the coding sequence ATGGCTGACATTCTGGAAATCGACGGGCTGACGGCGGGTTACGGACCGCTGCGGGTGCTGCACGACGTGTCGTTCCGCGTGGCCGAGGGCGAGAGGGTCGGGCTGGTGGGGCTGAACGGCCACGGCAAGACCACGCTGCTGCGGGCGGTGGCCAGCCTGGTGGGCTGGCAATCCGGCTCGATCCGCCTGGCCGGGCGCGAGATCGGCGGAACGCGGTCCACCGGGCCGGGCCGCCGCACGCCCGGCATCGTGCGCGCCGGGCTGGCCATGGCACCGCAGGGCGACGCGATCTTTCCGGGCCTGACCGTGGCGCAGCATCTGGATTGCGGCGCCTATACGCCCAAGGCCTGGGCCGAACGGCGGCGGCGGCGCGAGATGGTGTTCGACATCTTCCCGCCGCTGCGCAAGCTGGAGCACGCGCTGGTCGGCCGCCTTTCGGGCGGCGAGCGGCGCATGGTTTCGGTTGGGCGCGCGCTGATGGTGGAGGCGAAGCTCTACCTGATCGACGAGCCCTCGCTGGGGCTTGCCCCGAAGATCTCGGCCAGCGTGATCGAGGCGCTGTTCGCGCTGCCGCAGGACGGGCGGGCCATGGTGATCGCGGAGCAGAACGTGGCGCTTCTGTCGGGCCGGGTGGACCGGATGGTGGGGATGCATGCGGGCCGGCTGCGGGGCGATGTCGGCCATGTGAGCCTGCACTGA
- a CDS encoding ABC transporter ATP-binding protein, with the protein MGEAIFGCRGIGISFGTRAILRDVSLEVAPAEVLGLVGPNGAGKTSLFEILCGRYTASAGSVFLDGRDITRLAVHDRARAGLARTYQSPVVPGALTIAETFRAARFSHRPFKTRMDAEWACHLAGFHQPWDRLAGSLDTFDRRKLLLACLLIRKPRVLLLDEPASGLINSEIDELDLIIRRLVDEYRIAAILIEHRLELLSAIADRAVVLDMGEVIATGTPREVFDDPRVLAAYFEAPAHG; encoded by the coding sequence ATGGGCGAGGCGATCTTTGGCTGCCGGGGCATCGGCATTTCCTTCGGCACCCGCGCGATCCTGCGCGACGTGTCGCTGGAGGTTGCCCCGGCCGAGGTCCTGGGGCTGGTGGGGCCGAACGGTGCGGGCAAGACCTCGCTGTTCGAGATTCTCTGCGGGCGCTATACCGCCTCGGCCGGCTCGGTCTTTCTGGACGGGCGCGACATCACCCGACTGGCGGTGCATGACCGCGCCCGCGCCGGCCTGGCCCGCACCTACCAGAGCCCGGTGGTGCCCGGCGCCCTGACCATTGCCGAAACCTTTCGCGCCGCCCGGTTTTCGCACCGTCCGTTCAAGACGCGCATGGATGCGGAATGGGCTTGCCACCTGGCCGGGTTTCACCAGCCCTGGGACCGGCTGGCCGGATCGCTTGACACCTTCGACCGGCGCAAGCTGCTGCTGGCCTGCCTGCTGATCCGCAAGCCACGGGTGCTGTTGCTGGACGAACCGGCCTCGGGCCTCATCAACTCGGAAATCGACGAGCTGGATCTGATCATCCGCCGGCTGGTGGATGAATACCGCATCGCCGCGATCCTGATCGAGCACCGGCTGGAGCTTCTGTCCGCCATCGCCGACCGCGCGGTGGTGCTTGACATGGGGGAAGTGATCGCCACCGGCACCCCGCGCGAGGTCTTTGACGACCCGCGCGTGCTTGCCGCCTATTTCGAGGCGCCCGCGCATGGCTGA
- a CDS encoding ABC transporter substrate-binding protein, translating to MPALNRRSFLMTTAATMGAVALWSPALAADPIVIGVPTAQSGPVGVADQQDWLNGVTMAVEEINANGGVNGRPLEIKVVDIDLLTPEGTVAAFQSLVEGGVHALAHSFAIIPQPAMDVAASNGVPYLHGNTSQASVDLVKANPEKYRNIFQIDVAETWYGAGFIKFLSQQKAAGWVPKNNRVDIVQEQIGYTQVISQATQAAIAASGGEWELGKVIDIQFPVQDWAPVVQQLKESDAGVIMIDHWVAAELASFAQAYVLDPTPGALVYLQYGPSQPEFLDLAGDAAEGFVWGSVIGVYADEQGMAFRDAYKAKYPGTMGMVYTGSGYDTVHILAKAWETADPSDFDAVGQAIKGITYRGVSGTYTFANEDHTPLSYPNTTDDPEAGQAHLIFQVQDGEHIIISPATHKQADLRPAPWM from the coding sequence ATGCCCGCACTGAACCGCCGCAGCTTTCTGATGACCACCGCCGCGACCATGGGCGCTGTTGCGCTGTGGTCGCCGGCGCTGGCGGCCGATCCGATCGTGATCGGCGTGCCGACTGCCCAATCCGGCCCTGTGGGCGTGGCCGACCAGCAGGACTGGCTGAACGGCGTGACCATGGCCGTGGAAGAGATCAACGCCAATGGCGGGGTGAACGGCCGTCCGCTGGAAATCAAGGTCGTGGACATCGACCTTCTGACGCCCGAGGGCACGGTTGCCGCCTTCCAGAGCCTGGTCGAGGGAGGCGTGCACGCGCTGGCCCATTCCTTTGCCATCATCCCGCAGCCTGCGATGGACGTGGCGGCTTCGAACGGAGTGCCCTACCTGCATGGCAACACCTCGCAGGCCAGCGTGGATCTGGTGAAGGCCAACCCCGAGAAATACCGCAACATCTTTCAGATCGACGTGGCCGAAACCTGGTATGGCGCCGGCTTCATCAAGTTCCTGTCGCAGCAGAAGGCCGCGGGCTGGGTGCCCAAGAACAACCGCGTCGACATCGTGCAGGAGCAGATCGGCTATACCCAGGTCATCTCGCAGGCGACCCAGGCCGCCATTGCCGCATCGGGCGGGGAATGGGAGCTGGGCAAGGTGATCGACATCCAGTTCCCGGTGCAGGACTGGGCGCCCGTCGTGCAGCAACTGAAGGAATCCGACGCCGGGGTCATCATGATCGACCACTGGGTCGCGGCCGAGCTTGCCTCGTTTGCGCAAGCCTATGTTCTGGACCCGACGCCCGGCGCGCTGGTCTACCTGCAGTACGGCCCTTCGCAGCCCGAGTTCCTGGACCTGGCCGGCGATGCGGCGGAAGGCTTTGTCTGGGGTTCGGTCATCGGGGTCTATGCCGACGAGCAGGGCATGGCGTTCCGCGATGCCTACAAGGCAAAGTATCCGGGCACGATGGGGATGGTCTATACCGGTTCGGGCTATGACACGGTGCATATCCTGGCCAAGGCCTGGGAAACCGCCGACCCTTCGGATTTCGATGCGGTAGGGCAGGCGATCAAGGGCATCACCTATCGCGGCGTCAGCGGCACCTATACCTTCGCCAACGAGGATCACACGCCGCTGAGCTATCCCAACACCACCGATGACCCGGAAGCCGGTCAGGCGCATCTGATCTTCCAGGTGCAGGACGGCGAGCACATCATCATCTCTCCCGCGACGCACAAGCAGGCCGACCTGCGGCCCGCGCCCTGGATGTAA
- a CDS encoding class II histone deacetylase gives MPTAFYFDELCLWHTTGEHVIIAPVGGYLQPPSGAGHAEGPETKRRLKNLVEVSGLGAALDWRRAAPVSRAEMERIHTAAYLDKFKALSDAGGGNAGHYSPFGRGSFEIAALSAGLVKQAVSDVFHRRVDNAYVLSRPPGHHCLPDASMGFCLLANIPIAIEALRAEAGPLRVAVVDWDVHHGNGTEACFYDRDDTLTISLHQENCFPPTQGGTADRGRGKGEGFNLNIPLLPGGGHQTYLDALDLLVEPALRAFRPDLIIVASGLDANAFDPLARMQAHSETFRHLATRLHALAGELCGGRILAAHEGGYAEGYVPFCGLAVIESFAGQRTPVEDPFLGILTEQQPPADFIAFQRARLERQAREAGLG, from the coding sequence ATGCCGACTGCCTTCTATTTCGACGAGCTTTGCCTTTGGCACACCACGGGCGAACATGTGATCATTGCCCCGGTCGGCGGCTACCTGCAGCCACCTTCGGGCGCCGGTCATGCCGAGGGGCCGGAGACCAAGCGCCGCCTGAAGAACCTGGTCGAGGTTTCGGGCCTTGGCGCCGCTCTGGACTGGCGCCGCGCCGCGCCGGTCAGCCGTGCCGAGATGGAGCGCATCCATACCGCCGCCTATCTGGACAAGTTCAAGGCGCTGTCGGATGCCGGCGGCGGCAATGCCGGCCATTACTCGCCCTTCGGTCGCGGCAGTTTCGAGATCGCCGCCCTGTCGGCCGGTCTGGTGAAGCAGGCGGTGTCGGACGTGTTTCATCGCCGCGTGGACAATGCCTATGTCCTGTCGCGTCCGCCGGGACACCATTGCCTGCCCGATGCCTCGATGGGGTTCTGCCTGCTGGCGAACATTCCCATCGCGATCGAGGCGCTGCGGGCCGAGGCCGGGCCGCTGCGGGTGGCGGTGGTGGATTGGGACGTACACCACGGAAACGGCACCGAAGCCTGCTTCTACGACCGCGACGACACGCTGACCATTTCGCTGCATCAGGAAAACTGCTTCCCGCCGACCCAGGGCGGCACCGCGGACCGGGGGCGCGGCAAGGGCGAGGGATTCAACCTGAACATCCCGCTTCTGCCCGGCGGCGGCCACCAGACCTATCTGGACGCGCTGGACCTTCTGGTCGAACCGGCGCTGCGCGCCTTCCGACCCGACCTGATCATCGTGGCCTCGGGGCTGGACGCCAATGCCTTCGACCCGCTGGCCCGGATGCAGGCCCATTCGGAGACCTTCCGCCATCTTGCGACCCGGCTTCACGCCCTGGCGGGCGAGTTGTGCGGCGGGCGCATCCTGGCCGCGCATGAGGGCGGTTATGCCGAAGGATATGTTCCCTTCTGCGGGCTGGCCGTGATCGAAAGCTTTGCCGGCCAGCGCACCCCCGTCGAGGATCCGTTCCTGGGCATCCTGACCGAACAGCAGCCCCCCGCAGATTTCATAGCCTTCCAGCGCGCCCGGCTGGAACGGCAGGCGCGCGAGGCCGGGCTCGGCTGA
- the hppD gene encoding 4-hydroxyphenylpyruvate dioxygenase, with the protein MGPFPHLAPKATISASNPAGTDGFEFVEFAHPNPEELRVLFARMGYALVARHRSKAIELWQQGDITYVLNDEPGSHARRFVEEHGPCAPSMGWRVVDAAHAHAHAVSLGATSFDGPGKALDLPAIVGIGGSLIYFTDQYGEGRHPYAEFDWLEAPKPRGVGFHYLDHLTHNVHRGNMDKWFDFYGRLFNFRQIRFFDIEGKFSGLHSRALTSPCGRIRIPVNEDRGETGQIVEYLKRYNGEGIQHIAVGAEDIYAATDAIADNGVKFMPKPPMAYYDLSRTRVTGHEEPIDRMAKHGILIDGEGVVDGGETRILLQIFSKTVIGPIFFEFIQRKGDDGFGEGNFRALFESIEQDQIDRGVLKAG; encoded by the coding sequence ATGGGCCCCTTCCCGCACCTTGCCCCGAAAGCCACGATCTCGGCCAGCAACCCTGCCGGCACCGACGGCTTCGAGTTTGTCGAGTTTGCCCACCCGAACCCGGAGGAGTTGCGCGTTCTGTTTGCCCGCATGGGCTATGCGCTTGTCGCCCGCCATCGCAGCAAGGCGATCGAGCTGTGGCAGCAGGGCGACATCACCTATGTCCTGAACGACGAGCCGGGCAGCCACGCGCGCCGGTTTGTCGAAGAGCACGGCCCCTGCGCCCCCTCGATGGGTTGGCGCGTGGTCGATGCCGCCCATGCCCATGCCCATGCCGTCAGCCTGGGCGCGACCTCCTTTGACGGCCCGGGCAAGGCGCTGGACCTGCCGGCCATCGTGGGCATCGGCGGGTCTCTGATCTATTTCACCGACCAGTATGGCGAGGGGCGCCATCCTTATGCCGAGTTCGACTGGCTGGAGGCGCCGAAACCGCGTGGTGTGGGCTTCCATTACCTGGACCACCTGACCCACAACGTCCACCGCGGCAACATGGACAAGTGGTTCGATTTCTATGGCCGGCTGTTCAACTTCCGCCAGATCCGCTTCTTCGATATCGAGGGCAAGTTCAGCGGGCTGCATTCCCGCGCGCTGACCTCGCCCTGCGGCCGCATCCGGATTCCTGTGAACGAGGACCGGGGCGAGACGGGCCAGATCGTGGAGTACCTCAAGCGCTACAACGGGGAGGGCATCCAGCATATCGCGGTGGGGGCCGAGGACATCTATGCGGCGACCGATGCCATTGCGGACAACGGGGTGAAGTTCATGCCCAAGCCGCCGATGGCCTACTACGACTTGTCCAGGACGCGCGTCACGGGACATGAGGAGCCGATCGACCGGATGGCGAAGCATGGCATCCTGATTGATGGCGAGGGCGTGGTGGATGGGGGCGAGACCCGCATCCTGCTGCAAATCTTCTCGAAGACGGTGATCGGGCCGATCTTTTTCGAGTTCATCCAGCGCAAGGGCGACGACGGGTTTGGGGAGGGCAACTTCCGCGCGCTGTTCGAGAGCATCGAGCAGGACCAGATCGACCGGGGCGTGCTGAAGGCGGGCTGA
- a CDS encoding Lrp/AsnC family transcriptional regulator — MMDAVDSRLLSLVQARGDITAQDLGAALNLSPSQAARRRQRLEVEGVITGYGARLDPGRLGLTVQAFVQVQMAAHNPETARGFASLVRTLPEVVGCWTLTGEADYLLRVWCADLPALNTLIHHRLLPHPAVARVQSQIVMDQLKADSGLPV; from the coding sequence ATGATGGATGCCGTCGATTCGCGATTGCTTTCGCTGGTCCAGGCCAGGGGCGACATCACGGCCCAGGATCTGGGGGCCGCCTTGAACCTGTCGCCCAGCCAGGCAGCGCGCCGCAGGCAACGGCTGGAGGTCGAAGGCGTGATCACCGGCTATGGCGCGCGGCTTGATCCGGGCCGGTTGGGGCTGACGGTGCAGGCCTTCGTTCAGGTGCAGATGGCCGCGCACAACCCCGAAACCGCGCGCGGCTTCGCCAGCCTGGTCCGCACCCTGCCCGAAGTGGTGGGCTGCTGGACGCTGACCGGCGAGGCCGATTACCTGCTGCGCGTCTGGTGTGCCGACCTCCCGGCGCTGAATACGCTGATCCATCACCGCCTTCTGCCCCACCCTGCCGTGGCAAGGGTGCAAAGCCAGATCGTGATGGATCAGCTCAAGGCCGATTCCGGCCTGCCGGTCTAG
- a CDS encoding 2Fe-2S iron-sulfur cluster-binding protein — MKATWILPDGREVTHDVAEGTNLMQVAVANGIRGIIGECGGSLSCATCHVVVDPAWAERVGPPEGFEDDMLDMADAGRQATSRLSCQIRMRPDLDGIVVHVPES, encoded by the coding sequence ATGAAGGCAACCTGGATTCTGCCCGACGGGCGCGAGGTCACTCATGACGTGGCCGAGGGGACGAACCTGATGCAGGTGGCGGTCGCCAACGGCATCAGGGGCATCATCGGCGAATGCGGCGGGTCGCTGTCCTGCGCCACCTGTCATGTCGTCGTGGACCCGGCCTGGGCGGAACGCGTCGGCCCCCCGGAAGGGTTCGAGGACGACATGCTGGACATGGCCGATGCCGGCCGCCAGGCCACGTCACGCCTGTCTTGCCAGATCCGGATGAGGCCCGACCTGGACGGTATCGTCGTTCACGTTCCAGAGTCCTAG